In Herpetosiphon gulosus, the DNA window ACCATGCACAGGCTCGAATACCGCCGTGCGCGTGCCATAATTGGCCGATGCTGCCAAACCAAGCCCGCCACCCCAAACGCTAGCTACATCTGAGAGAATATCGCCAAACAAATTGGTAGTGACCAACACCTCAAAGCGTTCGGGAGCACGCGCCAATTGATAAGCAGCGTTATCGACTAACATTTCTTCAACTTGTAAATCGGGCGCATCGCTTAGCACGCGCAGTGCAGTTTCGCGGAACAAACCACAGGTTTTGCGCAGCACATTGGCTTTGTGTACCACCGTGATTTTGCGGCGGCCAGTGCGTTGGGCATATTGGACTGCCCATTGCACGATGCGTTCGCTGGCTTGGCGGGTGATAATTCGTTGCGCCGTGGCGCGTTCATCGCCCTCGCGGGTTTCTTGGCCGCTATACAAACCCTCGGTATTTTCGCGTACCACCACCAAATTGACTCCAGCGCGGGCGTTGGCCAGCGGCGGCGTTTGGACTGGCCGTACACAAGCATACAAATCAAGCGCTTTGCGCATGCCAACAATTGGGCTGCGATAGCCAGCGACCCGTTGCGATGGTGAGCTAACTGCGCCAAACAAGGTGGCATTGGCCGCTTGGACAGCCGCTAAAGTTTGTTCGGGCAAGGCGTTGCCAGTGCGCTGAAAGGTTTCCCAACCAGCCTCGGCTTCGACAAATTCGGCGGGCACTGCTAAGGCTTCGAGCACTTGGCGGGCTGCTTGCACCACTTCGCGGCCAATCCCATCGCCAGCAATCAAACACAACCTGGTCATGTTTAGGCTCCTGTCGCGGGAAAGCGACCATGGCGACGGTAGAATGGCACGATTCCGCCTTCAGCCCAGACTTCACGCATCCAGCCTTCTGGTGGTGGTAGTTGAATTTGGTTGGCATTGTTGGTGATCAGGCCAGCAGCCAAATCAAAATCCACAAGATCGCCATCAGCAACTTGCTCGCGAATATCGGTGGTGAA includes these proteins:
- a CDS encoding isocitrate/isopropylmalate dehydrogenase family protein, which produces MTRLCLIAGDGIGREVVQAARQVLEALAVPAEFVEAEAGWETFQRTGNALPEQTLAAVQAANATLFGAVSSPSQRVAGYRSPIVGMRKALDLYACVRPVQTPPLANARAGVNLVVVRENTEGLYSGQETREGDERATAQRIITRQASERIVQWAVQYAQRTGRRKITVVHKANVLRKTCGLFRETALRVLSDAPDLQVEEMLVDNAAYQLARAPERFEVLVTTNLFGDILSDVASVWGGGLGLAASANYGTRTAVFEPVHGSAPDIAGQGIANPLATLSASVLMLEFVGLNSYAERLQTAIQAVLANGPYTPDLAGTATTAEVVQAVIAQF